From Sphingopyxis sp. USTB-05, the proteins below share one genomic window:
- a CDS encoding DUF1013 domain-containing protein: MPHATAAWLVDNTGLTFVQIAEYCGIHILEVQAIADETAATKYTGRDPVRAHELSMEEIDKGQKDPNYKLKMSKQAQDTIRRTRGPRYTPVSKRQDKPDGIAWILKNHPEVSDGAISKLIGTTRNTIGAIRDRSHWNSANIVPKDPVTLGLCSQRELDALVAKAAKKAGIKAPEDSRFEGDREALLEELRAERTAANEARAAEEASEEQA, from the coding sequence ATGCCGCATGCGACCGCCGCCTGGCTGGTCGACAACACCGGCCTGACCTTTGTGCAGATCGCCGAATATTGCGGCATCCATATCCTGGAAGTGCAGGCGATCGCCGACGAGACCGCCGCGACCAAATATACCGGCCGCGACCCTGTCCGCGCGCACGAGCTGTCGATGGAAGAGATCGACAAGGGACAGAAGGACCCCAATTACAAGCTGAAGATGAGCAAGCAGGCGCAGGACACGATTCGTCGTACCCGGGGCCCGCGCTATACCCCGGTCAGCAAGCGCCAGGACAAGCCCGACGGCATCGCGTGGATTCTGAAGAACCACCCCGAAGTGTCCGACGGCGCGATCAGCAAGCTGATCGGCACCACGCGCAACACCATCGGCGCGATCCGCGACCGCAGCCACTGGAACAGCGCGAACATCGTGCCGAAGGATCCGGTGACGCTTGGTCTCTGCTCGCAACGCGAACTCGACGCGCTGGTCGCCAAGGCGGCGAAGAAGGCGGGCATCAAGGCCCCCGAGGACAGCCGTTTCGAGGGCGACCGCGAAGCGCTGCTGGAAGAGCTGCGCGCCGAACGCACCGCCGCGAACGAAGCGCGCGCCGCCGAAGAGGCCAGCGAAGAACAGGCCTGA
- a CDS encoding TraB/GumN family protein: MRGSGFWLGVAIVAMPVPLWANEPAATDEANEEIVVTARRSGAPMWTIETRAGVVILVGEIAAVPKATPWRPERLEGATDRAQRVILGTKAKVSPGDILRLIFKGGGLTKLPKGRVAADYLTADQLKRLRALETRFDQDYARSNFLMTAFDLLSKRLSFNKDSADDASDVVRKAARQSKIPTRPVGEVRGEDMLDNLFAAAPETHIPCLEAAMAATEAGGDIVMERGRAWTEFDVPAVMASPLEEALGRCWPWTNDGFGPELRQTWVGAIREATAQPGVTLAVVPLRILAEDGGVLDLLKAQGLPITGPAW; this comes from the coding sequence ATGCGCGGGTCCGGTTTCTGGTTGGGCGTCGCGATCGTCGCGATGCCCGTTCCCCTTTGGGCAAACGAGCCGGCGGCCACCGACGAGGCCAATGAAGAGATCGTCGTCACCGCACGCCGATCGGGCGCGCCGATGTGGACGATCGAGACGCGCGCCGGCGTCGTCATCCTCGTCGGCGAGATCGCGGCGGTTCCGAAAGCCACGCCCTGGCGCCCCGAACGGCTGGAAGGCGCGACCGACCGGGCGCAGCGCGTCATCCTAGGCACCAAGGCGAAAGTGTCGCCGGGCGACATCTTGCGGCTGATCTTCAAGGGCGGCGGGCTCACCAAATTACCGAAGGGGCGCGTCGCCGCCGACTATCTGACCGCCGATCAGCTCAAGCGGCTTCGTGCGCTCGAAACGCGGTTCGATCAGGATTATGCGCGCTCGAATTTCCTGATGACGGCGTTCGACCTTTTGTCGAAGCGGCTTTCCTTCAACAAGGACAGCGCCGACGACGCCTCCGACGTCGTGCGCAAGGCGGCGCGGCAGTCGAAGATTCCAACCCGCCCCGTCGGCGAGGTGCGCGGCGAGGACATGCTCGACAATCTGTTCGCCGCAGCGCCCGAAACGCACATCCCATGCCTGGAAGCCGCGATGGCGGCGACGGAAGCGGGCGGCGATATCGTGATGGAGCGCGGGCGCGCATGGACCGAGTTCGATGTTCCCGCGGTGATGGCGAGCCCGCTCGAAGAGGCACTCGGGCGCTGCTGGCCGTGGACCAACGACGGCTTCGGCCCCGAACTGCGTCAGACCTGGGTCGGTGCGATCCGCGAGGCGACCGCGCAACCCGGCGTGACGCTTGCGGTCGTTCCGCTGCGCATCCTTGCCGAAGACGGCGGGGTGCTCGACCTGCTGAAGGCGCAGGGGCTGCCGATCACCGGCCCCGCCTGGTAG
- a CDS encoding YdiY family protein, which translates to MTALPRLAALCLPFALAIPSAHAMQDPEESLQPNPLLVDPVLGNPIPTALVPLDPDLPVAVRAMIDAAFASGDNDDVEAVAKFARRTNPANIGEIDALLAYYRSGHPPETPPDPIGNMLAAAMASAKDADVEAVGKLAKETNPENAAEIEERLLAYRAERKRLRDEVAAAERAKLAAAKFWQNWKGEGQIGASQSSGNTESVGLSAGLALARKGIDWTHKMRAQADYQRTNGQTSVERYLAEVEPQYRINDRTFAYGLGRWEHDRILGYDTRWNLSGGLGYKVIDNKKMTLSLKGGPAFRQTDFVSGEEDTELTALAGLDFGWQISPTLRLTQVASTIIGEANGSTSSQTALSAKLTGALSARIAYSAQIDTSPPPGIESVDTQTRFTLVYGF; encoded by the coding sequence GTGACAGCTCTCCCCCGACTGGCCGCGCTTTGCCTGCCATTTGCTCTCGCCATTCCGTCGGCGCACGCGATGCAGGATCCCGAAGAGTCGCTTCAGCCGAACCCGTTGCTCGTCGATCCGGTGCTGGGCAATCCGATCCCGACCGCGCTCGTGCCGCTCGATCCCGATCTGCCCGTTGCGGTGCGCGCGATGATCGACGCCGCCTTCGCGAGCGGCGACAATGACGATGTCGAGGCGGTGGCAAAATTCGCCCGGCGGACCAATCCCGCCAATATCGGCGAGATCGACGCGCTGCTCGCTTATTATCGCAGCGGGCATCCGCCGGAGACGCCGCCCGACCCGATAGGCAATATGCTGGCGGCCGCGATGGCGAGCGCGAAGGATGCCGATGTCGAGGCGGTCGGCAAGCTCGCGAAGGAAACCAATCCCGAGAATGCGGCGGAGATCGAGGAACGGCTGCTCGCCTATCGCGCCGAACGCAAGCGGCTGCGCGACGAGGTGGCGGCGGCCGAACGCGCGAAACTGGCGGCCGCGAAATTCTGGCAGAACTGGAAGGGCGAAGGGCAGATCGGCGCGTCGCAGAGCAGCGGCAACACCGAATCCGTCGGGCTGAGCGCCGGCCTAGCGCTGGCGCGCAAGGGGATCGACTGGACGCACAAGATGCGCGCGCAGGCCGACTATCAGCGCACCAATGGCCAGACGTCGGTCGAACGCTATCTGGCCGAGGTGGAACCGCAATATCGGATCAACGACCGCACCTTTGCCTACGGCCTCGGCCGCTGGGAACATGATCGCATCCTTGGATATGACACGCGCTGGAACCTGTCGGGCGGGCTCGGTTACAAGGTGATCGACAACAAGAAGATGACGCTCAGCCTGAAAGGCGGACCGGCGTTCCGCCAGACCGATTTCGTCAGCGGCGAAGAGGACACCGAACTGACCGCGCTCGCGGGGCTCGATTTCGGCTGGCAGATATCGCCGACGCTGCGGCTGACGCAGGTCGCATCGACGATCATCGGCGAAGCTAACGGGTCGACCAGTTCGCAGACCGCGCTCAGCGCCAAGCTGACCGGCGCGCTGTCGGCGCGGATTGCCTATTCGGCGCAGATCGACACGAGCCCGCCGCCGGGGATCGAAAGCGTCGACACCCAGACGCGCTTTACTTTGGTGTACGGCTTTTAA
- a CDS encoding DUF1192 domain-containing protein, which produces MDDDDLPRRRDDVLTALTRQPLDPLSVDELDDRIAALEGEIARIKAHRSAATSQKAAAEALFRKS; this is translated from the coding sequence GTGGACGATGACGACCTTCCCCGCCGCCGCGACGATGTGTTGACGGCGCTGACCAGACAGCCGCTCGATCCGCTGTCGGTCGACGAACTCGACGACCGCATCGCCGCGCTCGAGGGAGAGATTGCGCGCATCAAGGCGCATCGCAGCGCCGCGACGAGCCAGAAGGCCGCCGCCGAAGCGCTGTTCCGTAAGAGCTGA
- a CDS encoding MerC domain-containing protein yields MTHVASHAPALTRLGALIRAARDSRPLTSLSGDQLAMGLSGLCLVHCLATTIFFASIASVGGVFLENHLFHEIGLIVAIGFALITLVSGVLSHGYMMPFAVGSFGLGMMAGALSRPHDGSEVLATMIGVAVVALGHDLNRRARH; encoded by the coding sequence GTGACCCATGTCGCCAGCCATGCCCCTGCACTGACGCGTCTCGGCGCGCTGATTCGGGCTGCGCGCGATTCGCGTCCGCTGACGTCACTCAGCGGCGACCAGCTCGCGATGGGCCTGTCGGGCCTGTGCCTGGTCCACTGCCTTGCAACGACGATCTTTTTCGCCTCGATCGCTTCGGTCGGCGGGGTGTTTCTCGAAAACCATCTGTTCCACGAGATCGGGCTGATCGTCGCGATCGGCTTTGCGCTGATCACGCTCGTTTCGGGCGTGCTGAGCCATGGTTATATGATGCCGTTCGCGGTCGGCAGCTTCGGGCTCGGCATGATGGCGGGCGCGCTGTCGCGGCCGCACGACGGCAGCGAAGTTCTCGCGACGATGATCGGCGTCGCGGTCGTTGCGCTCGGTCACGACCTCAACCGCCGCGCGCGGCACTGA
- a CDS encoding Fur family transcriptional regulator: MGKHDHPHVEASGASLAKAAQTALEGAGEAWTDMRAEIFDAVAEIGKPASAYEIADIVSQKRGKRVAPNSVYRILDLFVANNLVRRVESANAFVANSHPGCLHDCIFLICDTCGSAVHVDNDKISGGVRAAAEATGFAAERPVIEVRGKCAECQ, encoded by the coding sequence ATGGGCAAGCATGATCATCCGCACGTCGAGGCCAGCGGCGCCTCGCTCGCCAAGGCGGCGCAGACCGCGCTCGAAGGCGCGGGCGAAGCATGGACCGATATGCGCGCCGAGATTTTCGACGCCGTCGCCGAAATCGGCAAACCCGCCAGCGCCTATGAAATTGCCGACATCGTATCGCAAAAGCGCGGCAAGCGCGTCGCGCCGAACAGCGTCTATCGCATCCTCGATCTGTTCGTTGCGAACAACCTCGTCCGCCGCGTCGAAAGCGCCAATGCCTTTGTCGCGAACAGCCACCCAGGCTGCCTCCACGACTGCATCTTCCTGATCTGCGACACGTGCGGCAGCGCGGTGCATGTCGACAATGACAAGATTTCGGGCGGCGTCCGCGCCGCAGCCGAAGCGACGGGCTTTGCCGCCGAACGCCCGGTGATCGAAGTGCGCGGCAAATGCGCCGAGTGCCAATAG
- a CDS encoding NAD(P)H-quinone oxidoreductase produces MTAIAISEPGGPEVLQPQTRPVPQPGPGEVLIRVAAAGVNRPDVLQRMGFYPPPPGASDLPGLEVAGTVVAVGPGGDPELLGQAVCALIAGGGYAEYCTAPVGSCLPVPKGFSMEEAAALPETVFTVWHNLFERGYVRDGETVLVHGGTSGIGTTAIGLCKLFDVRIIVTCGSAEKCAAATALGADLAVDYSAEDYVEAVKGFTNGRGVDVVLDMVGGDYLPRNLACLAEDGRHVSIAFQRGAKGEFDIADVMRRRLTLTGSTLRARSADFKASLADEIHRTLWPRLAEGRWKPAMDQTFPLAEASAAHARMQAGEHVGKIVLTAG; encoded by the coding sequence ATGACCGCCATCGCCATCAGCGAGCCCGGCGGACCCGAGGTTTTGCAACCGCAGACGCGGCCCGTACCGCAGCCCGGACCCGGCGAAGTGCTGATCCGCGTCGCCGCCGCAGGGGTCAATCGCCCCGACGTGTTGCAGCGCATGGGCTTTTACCCGCCGCCGCCGGGCGCATCGGACCTTCCCGGGCTGGAGGTTGCGGGCACGGTGGTCGCGGTCGGCCCGGGCGGCGATCCCGAACTCCTCGGCCAGGCGGTGTGCGCGCTGATCGCGGGCGGCGGCTATGCCGAATATTGCACCGCGCCGGTCGGTAGCTGCCTGCCGGTGCCCAAGGGCTTTTCGATGGAAGAGGCGGCGGCGCTGCCCGAAACCGTCTTTACCGTGTGGCATAATCTGTTCGAGCGCGGCTATGTCCGCGACGGCGAGACCGTGCTGGTCCATGGCGGCACCAGCGGCATCGGCACGACCGCGATCGGCCTTTGCAAATTGTTCGATGTGCGGATCATCGTGACCTGCGGCAGCGCTGAGAAATGCGCCGCGGCGACCGCTCTCGGCGCCGATCTTGCCGTCGACTATTCGGCGGAGGATTATGTCGAGGCGGTGAAGGGCTTTACCAATGGCAGGGGCGTCGACGTCGTGCTCGACATGGTCGGCGGCGATTATCTGCCGCGCAATCTTGCCTGCCTTGCCGAAGACGGCCGCCATGTCTCGATCGCTTTCCAGCGGGGCGCCAAGGGCGAGTTCGACATCGCCGATGTGATGCGCCGCCGGCTGACGCTGACGGGTTCGACGCTCCGCGCGCGCAGCGCCGATTTCAAGGCGTCGCTCGCCGACGAGATTCACCGCACGCTTTGGCCGCGCCTTGCCGAGGGCCGATGGAAGCCGGCGATGGACCAGACCTTCCCGCTTGCCGAGGCAAGCGCCGCGCATGCGCGGATGCAGGCGGGCGAGCATGTGGGGAAGATCGTGCTGACGGCGGGATGA
- a CDS encoding VOC family protein gives MSGLNGVAHVILTAGDFARSTAFWRAMIAHLELKVVLDSEHMLYGVGGRTAIGIRTGSLENAGKRFDQGAPGLHHACFRMRDRAAVDAVHGFLARRDDIRIVHEPQEEPWAPGYYSVLFEDPDGIRIEFNHVPGVGLLAEGEQIGAANAFD, from the coding sequence ATGAGCGGCCTCAACGGCGTCGCGCACGTCATCCTGACCGCGGGCGATTTCGCGCGCTCGACCGCCTTCTGGCGCGCGATGATCGCCCATCTGGAGTTGAAGGTCGTTCTGGATAGCGAGCATATGCTCTATGGCGTCGGCGGCCGCACCGCGATCGGCATCCGTACCGGCAGCCTAGAAAACGCCGGAAAGCGCTTCGATCAGGGGGCGCCCGGCCTGCACCACGCCTGCTTCCGGATGCGCGACCGCGCGGCGGTCGACGCGGTGCATGGCTTCCTCGCGCGCCGCGACGATATCCGCATCGTCCACGAACCGCAGGAAGAACCCTGGGCGCCCGGCTATTATTCGGTGCTGTTCGAGGATCCCGACGGCATTCGTATCGAATTCAATCATGTCCCCGGCGTCGGCCTGCTTGCCGAAGGCGAGCAGATCGGCGCCGCGAACGCGTTCGATTAA
- a CDS encoding MBL fold metallo-hydrolase, producing the protein MGQGDEDNIPAASGSPDASLTQDDSFTATSHAGLTYPWGEAAPGAGETIRIANGISWARIPMPGSLGHINSWLLDDDANGEEGGVAVVDTGICLTMCSDAWKALYAGALKDKRITRVIGTHLHPDHIGLAGWIAKKQDVKLWMTRGEMLTARAIVADSSDTAPDEVLTQSRAAGWDEAAIETQRSRGWNMFQRMIFTLPRSYVRIADGETLDMGVHRWRVVTGSGHSPEHACLWNEKEGVLVSGDQVLPRISSNVSVNITEPDADPLGEWLASIDKLLATVPADVVTCPAHGEPFKGLHVRLMALRDEHRMRLYNLAEAAAKSPMRAVDSFPLLFNRPIGEHNQGLATGEALAHLKRLEVEGRVKREDRDGVWWYHGVA; encoded by the coding sequence ATGGGTCAAGGTGACGAGGATAATATTCCGGCGGCCAGCGGTTCGCCGGATGCCTCGCTGACCCAGGACGACAGCTTTACCGCGACCAGTCACGCGGGCCTCACCTATCCATGGGGCGAGGCTGCGCCCGGCGCGGGCGAGACGATCCGCATCGCGAACGGGATCAGTTGGGCACGCATCCCGATGCCGGGGTCGCTGGGCCATATCAACAGCTGGCTTCTCGACGACGATGCCAATGGGGAGGAGGGCGGCGTAGCCGTCGTCGATACCGGCATCTGCCTGACCATGTGCTCCGATGCGTGGAAGGCGCTTTATGCCGGGGCGCTGAAGGACAAGCGCATCACGCGCGTCATCGGCACGCACCTGCACCCCGACCATATCGGCCTCGCGGGCTGGATCGCGAAGAAGCAGGATGTGAAGCTGTGGATGACACGCGGCGAGATGCTCACCGCGCGCGCGATCGTCGCCGATTCTTCCGATACCGCGCCCGACGAGGTGCTCACCCAGTCGCGCGCCGCAGGGTGGGACGAGGCCGCGATCGAGACGCAGCGCAGCCGCGGCTGGAACATGTTCCAGCGCATGATCTTCACGCTGCCGCGATCCTATGTGCGGATCGCGGACGGCGAGACGCTCGACATGGGCGTGCATCGCTGGCGCGTCGTCACCGGGTCGGGGCATAGCCCCGAACATGCGTGCCTGTGGAACGAGAAAGAGGGCGTGCTCGTCTCGGGCGATCAGGTGCTGCCGCGGATCAGTTCGAACGTGTCGGTCAACATCACCGAACCCGACGCCGATCCCCTGGGCGAGTGGCTCGCGTCGATCGACAAATTGCTCGCCACGGTGCCTGCCGATGTCGTTACCTGTCCCGCGCATGGCGAGCCGTTCAAGGGGCTGCACGTCCGCCTGATGGCGCTGCGCGACGAGCACCGGATGCGGCTCTATAATCTGGCCGAAGCGGCGGCGAAGTCGCCGATGCGCGCGGTCGACAGCTTTCCCCTGCTCTTCAACCGCCCGATCGGCGAGCATAATCAGGGGCTGGCGACGGGCGAGGCGCTCGCGCATCTGAAGCGGCTTGAAGTCGAGGGTCGCGTGAAGCGCGAAGACCGCGACGGCGTGTGGTGGTATCACGGGGTAGCGTGA
- a CDS encoding glycosyltransferase, protein MVDLCAKREAATTRRTFLAIGRLHHQKNLSLMLDAWAQANLASARLQIAGEGPLRDQLVAQAEALGIAGSVDFLGYRPNITEYLSGAHCLLLSSDYEGLPAVVLEALAAGCPVISTDCFPSAVEMLGNMPGCKVVPPRDSGSLAAAICESAGSHAGDRAFLQERAAPYRIGNAIESHIGALTG, encoded by the coding sequence ATGGTCGATTTGTGCGCGAAGCGTGAGGCGGCAACCACAAGACGTACCTTTCTGGCCATAGGGCGTCTGCATCACCAGAAAAACCTGTCGTTGATGCTGGACGCATGGGCGCAGGCGAATTTGGCGAGCGCCCGGTTGCAAATAGCCGGGGAGGGTCCGCTGCGCGATCAGTTGGTGGCGCAGGCGGAAGCATTGGGCATTGCCGGATCGGTGGATTTCCTTGGTTATCGGCCCAATATCACTGAGTATTTGAGCGGAGCACATTGTCTGTTGCTATCGTCGGATTACGAAGGACTGCCCGCCGTGGTCCTGGAGGCGTTGGCCGCGGGTTGTCCGGTCATTTCGACGGACTGTTTCCCAAGCGCCGTTGAAATGCTGGGCAATATGCCGGGCTGCAAAGTGGTGCCGCCCCGGGATTCCGGCTCACTGGCCGCGGCCATTTGTGAAAGTGCGGGCAGTCATGCCGGCGACCGTGCATTCCTGCAGGAAAGGGCCGCTCCCTATCGCATAGGAAACGCGATCGAGAGCCACATCGGCGCTTTGACGGGGTAA
- a CDS encoding fumarate hydratase, protein MNTVIIREDDLIETIADALQYISYFHPMDYIRALGAAYEREVSPAAKDAMAQILSNSRMCAEGHRPICQDTGIVTVFIKWGMDCRLDSPRSLQQVVDEGVRKAYLHPDNKLRASILADPAFSRVNTKDNTPSVLNVEMVPGAKVHIDVAAKGGGSENKSKFKMMNPSDSIVDWVLEMVPQMGAGWCPPGMLGIGIGGTAEKAMLLAKQSLMDPIDMTELLARGPSNPTEELRIELYEKVNALGIGAQGLGGLATVLDIKIADWPTHAASKPVAMIPNCAATRHAHVTLDGSGPAFLEPPVLADYPQIDWAPDKAAIRVDLDNLTPEVVASWKQGDRLLLNGKMLTGRDAAHKRIADMLAKGEKLPVEFKGRVIYYVGPVDPVGEEIVGPAGPTTATRMDKFMDMMLDQGLLACVGKAERGPSATNAIAKHKSAYMMAVGGAAYLVARAIKGSKVVGFADLGMEAIYEFEVSDFPVTVAVDSEGQNVHVNAPKLWQKRIADEGLLEKA, encoded by the coding sequence ATGAACACCGTGATCATCCGCGAAGACGATCTGATCGAAACGATCGCCGACGCGCTCCAGTACATCAGCTATTTCCATCCGATGGATTATATCCGCGCGCTGGGCGCCGCCTATGAACGCGAAGTGTCGCCTGCCGCGAAGGACGCGATGGCGCAGATCCTGTCGAACAGCCGCATGTGCGCCGAGGGCCACCGCCCGATCTGCCAGGACACCGGCATCGTCACCGTCTTCATCAAATGGGGCATGGACTGCCGCCTCGACAGCCCGCGCAGCCTGCAGCAGGTCGTCGATGAAGGCGTCCGCAAGGCGTATCTCCACCCCGACAACAAGCTTCGCGCCTCGATCCTCGCCGATCCGGCGTTCAGCCGCGTCAACACCAAGGACAACACGCCCTCGGTGCTCAACGTCGAAATGGTGCCCGGCGCCAAGGTTCACATCGACGTCGCCGCGAAGGGCGGCGGCAGCGAGAATAAGTCGAAGTTCAAGATGATGAACCCCAGCGACAGCATCGTCGACTGGGTGCTCGAAATGGTCCCGCAGATGGGCGCCGGCTGGTGCCCGCCGGGCATGCTCGGCATCGGCATCGGCGGCACCGCCGAAAAGGCAATGCTGCTCGCCAAACAATCGCTGATGGACCCGATCGACATGACCGAGCTGCTCGCGCGCGGTCCGTCGAACCCGACCGAAGAATTGCGCATCGAGCTGTATGAAAAGGTCAACGCGCTCGGCATCGGCGCGCAGGGCTTGGGCGGACTCGCGACCGTGCTCGACATCAAGATCGCCGACTGGCCGACGCATGCCGCGTCAAAGCCCGTCGCGATGATCCCGAACTGCGCCGCGACGCGCCACGCACACGTCACCCTCGACGGCAGCGGCCCGGCCTTCCTCGAACCGCCGGTACTCGCCGACTACCCTCAGATCGACTGGGCGCCCGACAAGGCCGCAATCCGCGTCGACCTCGACAATCTGACCCCCGAAGTCGTCGCAAGCTGGAAGCAGGGCGACCGCCTGCTCCTCAACGGCAAGATGCTCACCGGCCGCGACGCGGCGCACAAGCGCATCGCCGACATGCTGGCGAAGGGCGAAAAACTGCCCGTCGAGTTCAAGGGCCGCGTCATCTATTATGTCGGGCCGGTCGATCCCGTCGGCGAAGAAATCGTCGGCCCCGCCGGCCCGACGACCGCGACGCGCATGGACAAGTTCATGGACATGATGCTCGATCAGGGCCTGCTCGCCTGCGTCGGCAAGGCCGAACGCGGCCCCTCCGCGACCAACGCGATCGCCAAGCACAAGAGCGCCTATATGATGGCGGTCGGCGGCGCGGCATATCTGGTCGCCCGCGCGATCAAGGGCAGCAAGGTCGTCGGCTTCGCCGACCTTGGTATGGAGGCGATCTACGAATTCGAAGTGAGCGACTTCCCCGTCACCGTCGCGGTCGACAGCGAAGGCCAGAATGTCCACGTCAACGCGCCAAAGCTATGGCAAAAGCGGATCGCGGACGAGGGGTTGCTGGAGAAGGCGTAA
- a CDS encoding M20/M25/M40 family metallo-hydrolase, protein MDFRELNRLNRRDMLRGTAMLGAGAAFMQPLPLWAQSGTMTDIRKAAEAGKDASIKRIRDWIALPSIAAENRSMPEGAAYMAELAKDAGFTNVEIVPTDGHPGVFGTIDVGAKRTLGIYFMYDVKQFDPAEWSSPPLEGKMVERPGFGQAIMGRGAVNQKGPEATFLAALHAIRAAGRKLPVNIVLVCEGEEEIGSPHFRQIATKPNILAALKKCEGIFIPFASQGKTGNVTVNLGSKGIIELELIASGEKWGRGPKGDVHSSLKAMVDSPAWRLVQALQTLVTPDGNKPAIEGWFENVRPLTDREKTLIREAAKAGDEAQQKAALGVTHWIDNLSYDDALIRLAQEPTVNIEGLVAGYTGPGGKTVLPGKAVAKLDLRLVPNQTRAEAEKKLRAHLDKHGFTDVEVNVSGGYDPTEVAEDSRLVRSELATYKKLGIETSINPRMAGSWPGSTFTSPPVSIPAAHFGIGHGSGAHAPDEYFLIDSTNPKVAGLVDATMGFAEFLYVLAAIK, encoded by the coding sequence ATGGATTTTCGTGAGCTTAACCGACTGAACCGCCGCGACATGCTGCGCGGTACCGCGATGCTCGGGGCGGGCGCCGCCTTCATGCAGCCCTTGCCGCTCTGGGCGCAGTCGGGGACGATGACGGATATCCGCAAGGCTGCCGAAGCCGGCAAGGATGCCTCGATCAAGCGTATCCGCGACTGGATCGCACTCCCCTCGATCGCCGCCGAAAACCGCAGCATGCCCGAAGGCGCGGCCTATATGGCCGAACTCGCGAAAGACGCGGGCTTCACGAATGTCGAGATCGTACCCACCGACGGCCATCCCGGCGTCTTCGGCACGATCGACGTCGGCGCCAAGCGCACGCTCGGCATCTATTTCATGTACGACGTCAAACAGTTCGACCCCGCCGAATGGTCGTCGCCGCCGCTCGAGGGCAAGATGGTCGAGCGCCCCGGTTTCGGACAGGCGATCATGGGCCGCGGCGCGGTGAATCAGAAGGGGCCCGAGGCAACCTTCCTCGCCGCACTCCACGCGATCCGCGCCGCCGGACGCAAGCTGCCCGTCAACATCGTGCTCGTGTGCGAGGGCGAGGAAGAGATCGGCTCGCCGCATTTCCGCCAGATCGCGACCAAGCCCAACATCCTCGCCGCGCTCAAGAAATGCGAGGGCATTTTCATCCCCTTCGCTTCGCAGGGGAAGACCGGGAATGTCACGGTCAACCTGGGGTCGAAGGGGATCATCGAACTCGAACTGATCGCCAGCGGCGAGAAATGGGGCCGCGGGCCAAAGGGCGACGTGCATTCGAGCCTGAAAGCGATGGTCGATTCGCCCGCGTGGCGGCTGGTGCAGGCGCTCCAGACGCTCGTCACCCCCGATGGCAACAAACCCGCGATCGAGGGCTGGTTCGAAAATGTCCGCCCGCTCACCGACCGCGAGAAAACGCTGATCCGCGAAGCCGCGAAGGCGGGCGACGAAGCGCAGCAGAAAGCGGCGCTCGGCGTCACCCACTGGATCGATAACCTCTCCTACGACGATGCGCTGATCCGCCTCGCGCAGGAGCCGACGGTCAATATCGAGGGGCTGGTTGCGGGCTACACCGGCCCTGGCGGCAAGACGGTCCTGCCCGGCAAGGCGGTCGCGAAGCTCGACCTGCGCCTCGTCCCCAACCAGACGCGCGCCGAGGCCGAAAAGAAGCTGCGCGCGCATCTCGACAAACATGGCTTCACCGATGTCGAGGTGAATGTCTCGGGCGGCTATGACCCGACCGAGGTCGCCGAGGACAGCCGTCTCGTCCGCTCGGAACTCGCGACTTACAAGAAGCTGGGGATCGAAACGAGCATCAACCCGCGGATGGCGGGAAGCTGGCCGGGCTCGACCTTCACGTCGCCGCCGGTATCGATTCCCGCAGCGCATTTCGGCATCGGCCACGGGTCGGGCGCGCATGCCCCCGACGAATATTTCCTCATCGATTCGACAAATCCCAAGGTCGCCGGTCTTGTCGACGCGACGATGGGCTTCGCCGAATTCCTCTACGTGCTGGCAGCGATCAAATAG